Proteins encoded within one genomic window of Phyllobacterium sp. T1293:
- the arsB gene encoding ACR3 family arsenite efflux transporter, translated as MSVFERYLTLWVALCIVVGIALGHFIPGVFQAIGSAEYAKVNIPMAVLIWLMIIPMLLRIDFASLRTVGAYWRGIGVTLFINWAIKPFSMALLGWLFVGWLFRPYLPAIQIDSYIAGLIILAAAPCTAMVFIWSNLTKGEPHFTLSQVALNDAIMVIAFAPIVGLLLGLSAITVPWNTLILSVVLYIIVPVIIAQIMRRWLLANGGKAAFDRLVGVLQPLSLVALLTTLVMLFGFQGEQIIAQPLVIALLAVPILIQVYFNSGLAYLLNRMSGEQHCVAGPSALIGASNFFELAVAAAISLFGFNSGAALATVVGVLIEVPVMLSVVWIVNRSKNWYERGAAVQKLQKTERAV; from the coding sequence ATGTCTGTCTTTGAACGCTACCTCACTCTGTGGGTTGCCCTATGCATTGTTGTTGGGATTGCGCTTGGCCATTTTATTCCGGGCGTGTTTCAGGCCATCGGCTCTGCCGAATACGCCAAAGTGAACATTCCGATGGCTGTTCTCATATGGTTGATGATCATTCCGATGTTGCTGCGGATCGACTTTGCGTCGCTGCGCACGGTAGGCGCTTATTGGCGTGGAATTGGTGTAACCCTGTTTATCAATTGGGCTATAAAGCCATTCTCCATGGCGTTGCTTGGCTGGCTATTTGTGGGCTGGCTCTTTCGCCCATATCTGCCTGCTATCCAGATCGATTCCTATATTGCTGGGCTGATCATTCTAGCGGCCGCACCTTGTACAGCCATGGTTTTTATCTGGTCGAACCTCACTAAGGGCGAACCACATTTCACCTTGTCTCAGGTGGCTTTGAACGATGCGATTATGGTCATTGCCTTTGCCCCTATTGTGGGTCTGCTTCTTGGTCTTTCTGCAATCACCGTACCATGGAATACGCTTATCCTATCGGTGGTTCTATACATCATTGTTCCGGTCATCATCGCCCAGATCATGCGTCGATGGTTGCTGGCCAATGGAGGCAAGGCGGCCTTTGATCGATTGGTCGGTGTTCTTCAACCGCTGTCGCTTGTGGCATTGCTGACAACATTGGTGATGCTCTTCGGCTTTCAGGGCGAGCAGATTATCGCTCAACCGCTGGTGATTGCGCTTCTAGCCGTACCGATCCTGATACAGGTCTATTTCAATTCAGGCCTTGCCTATCTGCTTAATCGTATGAGTGGTGAGCAGCATTGTGTCGCCGGTCCCTCCGCATTGATCGGGGCAAGTAACTTCTTCGAACTGGCGGTAGCCGCTGCGATTAGCTTGTTTGGTTTTAACTCCGGGGCCGCACTCGCTACTGTCGTTGGTGTTCTGATTGAAGTGCCAGTCATGTTGTCGGTGGTGTGGATCGTCAACCGTAGCAAGAATTGGTACGAGCGGGGGGCCGCCGTCCAGAAACTTCAAAAAACGGAAAGGGCTGTCTAA
- a CDS encoding ArsR/SmtB family transcription factor, which produces MEKEQTIEAFSALAQPSRMDAFKLIVMHEPEGIAAGEISRLLDIPQNTMSAHLAILSRAGLISSVRHSRSIIYRARFENLRAAISYLLKDCCAGHPDICTPLITDIVPCCPPKEEFNG; this is translated from the coding sequence ATGGAAAAAGAACAGACCATTGAGGCTTTTTCAGCCCTTGCACAACCATCACGCATGGATGCATTCAAGCTGATTGTCATGCATGAGCCGGAAGGAATAGCAGCAGGAGAGATATCGCGACTGCTGGATATTCCGCAAAACACGATGTCGGCGCATCTGGCGATATTGTCGCGCGCGGGACTGATCTCTTCTGTCCGCCACAGCCGTTCCATTATTTATCGCGCGAGGTTCGAAAATCTTCGCGCTGCGATCAGTTATCTGCTGAAGGATTGCTGCGCAGGTCATCCGGACATTTGCACTCCGCTCATCACTGATATCGTTCCATGTTGTCCGCCTAAGGAGGAGTTCAATGGCTGA
- a CDS encoding FUSC family protein encodes MNYVRQAIASLTIFGTTSLRELRSLAKPGPRMVDEFECVVSVLLAIIFAHILGAQNVGWAAFSGYMVMRSHVSESLTRGILRIIGTSAGAGAALGLAPFVITNSLLLSLSLIIFGGVTLYFALVGKRSYAWLFTGLTFCMVLIDGMKHPSESVLPFAQSRLVEILAGTLACILVSAVSTFTIRRRLPRQSKETPVQAAIRHSVVWHKGAAKHSVQAAIALGLIPWIWVWTGITSLSQSSITIMAVMMIPVTSLSTSVLNPITSRLILRFIGCSVGGLIATAILLSSHQSPILMTIGVCIGVLVGRHIENSNSSISYIGTQFVLAFLVVLVPDTYTNAALEPGMERLAGILFGVVILEPVLLASHYLFRDHPGNDGIEMKQPSSNE; translated from the coding sequence ATGAACTATGTCAGGCAAGCCATAGCCAGCCTTACCATTTTCGGGACGACAAGCCTAAGGGAACTCCGGTCACTGGCAAAGCCCGGACCACGGATGGTCGATGAATTTGAGTGCGTTGTATCCGTTCTCCTCGCCATCATCTTCGCGCATATTCTGGGCGCACAGAATGTCGGCTGGGCTGCCTTCAGCGGCTACATGGTTATGCGGTCCCATGTATCGGAAAGTCTCACCAGAGGGATTTTGCGGATCATCGGAACGTCAGCAGGCGCAGGTGCGGCTCTGGGTTTGGCACCTTTCGTTATCACCAATTCATTACTTTTAAGCCTGTCCCTTATCATTTTTGGTGGGGTCACGCTCTACTTCGCGCTTGTTGGAAAACGCAGCTACGCCTGGCTGTTTACAGGCCTGACATTCTGCATGGTGCTGATTGATGGCATGAAGCACCCATCAGAGTCAGTTTTACCCTTTGCCCAATCGCGTCTTGTCGAAATCCTTGCGGGAACCCTCGCCTGTATTCTTGTCAGTGCCGTCTCGACCTTCACAATCAGGCGCAGATTACCACGGCAATCAAAGGAAACACCCGTTCAGGCGGCCATAAGGCACTCCGTCGTCTGGCATAAGGGCGCAGCAAAGCATTCCGTGCAAGCGGCAATCGCTCTCGGGCTCATTCCATGGATATGGGTATGGACCGGGATCACTTCACTGAGCCAGTCGAGCATCACAATCATGGCCGTGATGATGATCCCCGTGACCAGCCTATCAACCAGTGTGCTGAACCCGATCACATCGCGGCTGATCCTGCGATTCATCGGTTGCAGCGTGGGTGGGTTGATCGCCACCGCAATTCTGCTGAGCAGTCATCAGTCACCCATTCTCATGACAATAGGTGTCTGTATCGGTGTTCTTGTCGGGCGGCATATCGAAAATAGCAACTCGTCGATCAGCTATATCGGCACGCAATTTGTTCTGGCTTTTCTTGTTGTGCTTGTGCCTGATACCTATACCAATGCGGCGCTGGAGCCCGGCATGGAGCGCCTTGCTGGTATCTTGTTTGGTGTGGTTATTCTCGAGCCGGTTTTGCTCGCCTCCCACTATCTGTTTCGCGATCACCCAGGGAATGACGGCATAGAGATGAAGCAGCCATCATCAAACGAGTAA
- a CDS encoding FAD-containing oxidoreductase encodes MSQSFDAIIIGAGQAGPSLAGRLTASGMKVLMVERKLFGGTCVNTGCMPTKTMVASAYAAHLARRGGDYGVVIEQPIRIDMQRVRQRADTVTLNARTGVENWLRGMKNCTVVEGHARFTGPHTISIDGVLFDAPRIFLNVGGRANIPDMPGIGDIDYLTNAGMMQLDVLPKHLVVIGGSYIGLEFAQMYRRFGSEVTVVEKGPRLVGREDEDVSEAIKDILENEGISCRLNANCIAFKPHEGGTEVHLDCDSDKRSVVGSHVLLAIGRRPNTDDLDLDKAGIATDERGYIKVDDYLATSVEGIWALGDCNGKGAFTHTAYNDFEIVAANLLDGEGRRVSERVQGYALYIDPPLGRVGMSETQAKATGRAVLVSKRPMTRVGRAVEKGETQGFMKIVADAQTKQILGAAILRTSGDEAIHGILDAMSAKMDYPTLKWAVPIHPTVSELIPTVLGDLSPLDHT; translated from the coding sequence ATGAGCCAGTCATTTGACGCGATCATTATCGGTGCAGGACAGGCGGGACCATCTCTCGCGGGCCGGCTGACCGCTTCGGGTATGAAGGTGTTGATGGTCGAGCGAAAACTGTTTGGCGGTACCTGCGTCAACACCGGATGCATGCCAACAAAGACGATGGTTGCCAGCGCCTATGCGGCGCATCTCGCCCGCCGTGGTGGGGACTACGGCGTTGTCATCGAGCAACCCATTCGGATTGATATGCAACGGGTGCGGCAAAGGGCCGATACCGTTACTCTTAACGCCCGCACAGGTGTCGAGAACTGGCTGCGCGGCATGAAGAATTGCACTGTTGTTGAAGGTCATGCCCGGTTTACTGGCCCACATACAATCAGCATTGACGGGGTGCTCTTTGATGCTCCGCGCATTTTCCTGAATGTGGGCGGGCGCGCCAATATCCCTGATATGCCGGGTATCGGTGATATCGACTATCTTACCAACGCTGGCATGATGCAGCTTGATGTCCTGCCGAAACATCTGGTGGTGATTGGCGGCAGTTATATCGGCCTTGAATTTGCGCAGATGTATCGGCGTTTTGGTTCAGAAGTCACGGTTGTCGAAAAAGGTCCTCGCCTGGTCGGGCGCGAAGACGAGGATGTTTCCGAAGCCATAAAGGATATTCTGGAAAACGAAGGTATTTCCTGCCGCCTTAACGCAAACTGCATCGCGTTCAAACCCCATGAAGGCGGTACGGAGGTTCACCTTGATTGCGACTCTGACAAGCGCAGTGTTGTCGGTTCGCATGTGCTTCTGGCGATTGGTCGCCGTCCCAACACTGACGATCTCGATCTGGACAAGGCGGGTATTGCCACCGACGAGCGGGGCTACATCAAGGTCGACGATTATCTCGCAACAAGCGTTGAAGGCATCTGGGCTCTTGGAGATTGCAATGGCAAGGGTGCTTTCACGCACACGGCTTATAATGATTTCGAGATTGTCGCGGCCAATCTTCTGGACGGGGAAGGCCGCAGGGTTAGCGAGCGCGTGCAGGGCTATGCCCTCTATATCGATCCGCCACTCGGCCGGGTGGGAATGAGCGAGACGCAGGCCAAGGCAACGGGTCGCGCTGTTCTTGTATCCAAACGACCGATGACGCGTGTTGGCCGCGCCGTGGAGAAAGGCGAAACGCAGGGTTTTATGAAGATCGTTGCTGATGCTCAGACAAAGCAGATTTTGGGCGCGGCTATTCTCAGGACAAGTGGTGATGAAGCGATCCACGGAATACTCGATGCCATGAGCGCGAAGATGGACTATCCAACGCTCAAATGGGCTGTGCCGATACACCCGACAGTCTCCGAGCTTATTCCGACCGTCTTGGGTGATCTGTCTCCTTTGGATCATACATAG
- a CDS encoding substrate-binding domain-containing protein → MIRTHFTKLLLAGAVALMATGAYAEGIGASLLTQQHPFYISLASAMTAEAKAENVPLEIAIANQDLNKQLADVEDFITKGVSVIIISPVDSTGVKSAITKAQKAGIKVITVDVPAKGVEVTSHVGTDNYTGGVKAGELMAKQIGDKGNVAVIDYPTVQSVVDRVEGFKKAIAAHPDIKIVSIQTGITRPEALAAAQNILQANPDVVGIFGFGDDAALAAASAVKSAKLQEQVKVIGFDGMEEARNAVKNDPVMVGVIAQYPDQMGKVAVETAGKVIKGETVEAKQPIVPGVVTKAGEEK, encoded by the coding sequence ATGATCCGCACCCATTTTACCAAACTGCTTCTTGCCGGCGCAGTAGCGCTCATGGCTACAGGTGCCTATGCTGAAGGCATCGGCGCTTCCCTGCTCACACAGCAGCATCCATTCTACATCTCGCTTGCTTCCGCCATGACCGCAGAAGCCAAGGCGGAAAACGTGCCGCTTGAAATTGCGATTGCCAATCAGGATCTGAACAAGCAGCTCGCCGATGTGGAAGATTTCATCACCAAGGGCGTCAGTGTCATCATCATTTCCCCTGTAGATAGCACGGGCGTAAAATCCGCCATCACCAAGGCGCAGAAGGCGGGCATCAAGGTCATCACCGTGGACGTTCCTGCCAAGGGCGTTGAAGTGACTTCGCATGTCGGCACGGACAATTACACCGGCGGCGTCAAGGCGGGCGAGTTGATGGCCAAGCAGATCGGCGACAAGGGCAATGTTGCGGTTATCGACTACCCGACGGTGCAATCCGTCGTGGATCGCGTCGAAGGCTTCAAGAAGGCAATTGCTGCACATCCGGATATCAAGATCGTCTCCATCCAGACCGGCATTACCCGGCCGGAGGCGCTAGCCGCTGCCCAGAATATCCTGCAGGCAAATCCTGATGTGGTCGGCATTTTCGGCTTTGGCGATGACGCGGCTCTCGCGGCGGCTTCCGCTGTGAAATCGGCAAAGCTTCAGGAGCAGGTCAAGGTCATTGGTTTTGACGGCATGGAAGAAGCCCGTAATGCGGTGAAGAACGACCCTGTTATGGTTGGCGTTATTGCGCAGTATCCGGACCAGATGGGCAAAGTCGCGGTCGAGACCGCGGGCAAGGTCATCAAGGGCGAGACCGTTGAAGCCAAGCAGCCAATCGTTCCTGGTGTCGTCACCAAGGCGGGCGAAGAAAAGTAA